A region of Paenibacillus sp. JNUCC-31 DNA encodes the following proteins:
- the uvrC gene encoding excinuclease ABC subunit UvrC: MDEFVKNLEEQEKALEQIRHKLALLPDMSGCYLMKNSEGTIIYVGKAKVLKNRVRSYFIGSHNGKTQRLVSEIRDFEYIVTGSNMEALILECNLIKKHMPRYNVLLKDDKTFPYLKITNEKHPRLEVTRRVLKDKAKYFGPYPNSYAAHQTKKLLDRMYPLRKCGVMPKEVCLYYHMGQCLAPCVKEVGKEQYDEISQEISSFLSGGHEEIKKDLQRKMQEAAEDLYFERAKELRDQVIAIDAMMEKQKITMADARDRDVFGFAIDKGWMCVQILYMRQGKMIERHVSTFPFYGEAYSDFMSYVTQYYSDNPALPQEILLPEMPKDLEVADRSADDISDTDGAVPAAVTAESEQTTRLGQDSAIELRVAESRASYGELQPEVEAEETAMFIQDDAIAQEDVLADKQPPGLEDPSQVAAALQEWLEVKVHIPQRGLKRQMITMAVDNARVALEEKFRLIERNEERTSKASEGLGRWIGLDQLRRIEAFDNSNIQGTNPVSAMIVFTDGKPDKKEYRKYKVRSVEGPDDYETMREVIRRRYERVLKENLTQPDLIVVDGGKGQISAAVDILENELGLFIPVCGLVKDAKHKTSQLMIGNPPEVISLPRDSQEFYLLQRIQEEVHRFAISFHREQRGKSMVTSRLDAIPGIGEKRRKLLLKHFGSLRKIKEASVEDFRPLSIGDKLANQIIAALRDEES, encoded by the coding sequence ATGGATGAATTCGTCAAAAACTTGGAGGAACAGGAGAAGGCACTGGAGCAGATCCGCCATAAGCTGGCTTTGCTGCCCGACATGTCCGGCTGTTACCTGATGAAAAACAGTGAGGGTACCATCATTTATGTAGGTAAAGCCAAAGTATTGAAGAATCGCGTAAGATCTTATTTTATCGGCAGTCATAACGGAAAGACACAGCGCCTGGTGTCCGAAATCCGTGATTTCGAATATATCGTTACCGGCAGTAATATGGAAGCACTCATTCTGGAGTGTAACCTGATCAAAAAACATATGCCACGGTACAACGTATTGCTGAAGGATGACAAAACCTTTCCTTATCTTAAAATTACAAATGAAAAGCATCCCCGGCTGGAAGTGACCCGGCGGGTTCTCAAAGATAAAGCCAAATACTTCGGACCCTATCCGAACTCGTATGCGGCACACCAAACGAAAAAACTGCTTGACCGGATGTATCCGCTGCGCAAGTGCGGCGTAATGCCGAAGGAAGTGTGCCTGTATTATCATATGGGTCAGTGTCTTGCTCCTTGTGTAAAGGAAGTGGGCAAGGAACAGTATGATGAAATTTCGCAGGAGATTAGTTCCTTTCTGAGCGGTGGGCATGAGGAAATCAAGAAGGATTTGCAGCGCAAAATGCAGGAAGCGGCTGAGGATCTTTATTTTGAACGTGCCAAGGAACTACGGGATCAGGTGATTGCCATTGACGCGATGATGGAAAAACAAAAAATTACGATGGCGGATGCCAGAGACCGTGATGTATTTGGTTTTGCCATTGATAAAGGCTGGATGTGTGTCCAGATTCTATATATGCGTCAGGGGAAAATGATTGAACGCCATGTATCGACTTTCCCGTTTTACGGAGAGGCATACAGTGATTTTATGTCTTACGTGACCCAGTACTACAGTGATAATCCAGCATTGCCACAGGAAATTTTACTGCCGGAAATGCCAAAAGATCTGGAAGTTGCTGACCGCAGTGCGGATGATATATCCGATACGGATGGAGCGGTACCTGCCGCGGTGACAGCTGAGTCCGAACAGACAACGCGATTGGGGCAAGATTCTGCGATTGAGTTACGTGTTGCTGAGTCCCGTGCATCTTATGGAGAACTCCAACCAGAAGTAGAAGCGGAAGAAACTGCGATGTTTATCCAGGACGACGCTATCGCACAGGAAGATGTATTGGCTGATAAACAACCTCCAGGTCTTGAAGATCCTTCTCAGGTCGCAGCAGCATTGCAGGAATGGCTGGAAGTTAAAGTCCACATTCCGCAACGCGGATTGAAGCGGCAGATGATCACAATGGCTGTAGATAATGCTCGTGTAGCACTGGAAGAGAAATTCCGACTCATTGAGCGTAATGAAGAGCGGACATCGAAGGCTTCCGAAGGTCTCGGACGCTGGATTGGACTGGATCAGCTGCGCCGCATCGAAGCTTTTGATAACTCAAACATCCAGGGGACGAATCCGGTATCTGCGATGATTGTATTTACCGATGGTAAACCGGATAAGAAAGAATACCGCAAATACAAGGTCCGTTCGGTTGAAGGACCAGATGATTATGAAACGATGAGAGAAGTCATCCGGCGCCGTTATGAGCGGGTATTGAAAGAAAACCTGACCCAGCCTGACCTGATTGTTGTCGATGGAGGCAAAGGCCAGATTTCGGCAGCCGTGGACATTTTGGAGAATGAATTGGGATTGTTTATTCCGGTATGTGGTTTGGTGAAGGATGCGAAGCACAAGACCTCACAGCTGATGATCGGCAATCCGCCAGAAGTCATCTCCTTGCCGCGGGATAGTCAGGAGTTCTACCTGTTGCAGCGAATCCAGGAAGAGGTTCACCGTTTTGCAATTTCGTTCCACAGGGAACAGCGCGGAAAATCGATGGTGACTTCCCGTCTGGATGCCATTCCAGGGATTGGAGAAAAGCGGCGCAAGCTGCTGCTGAAGCATTTTGGCTCTTTGCGCAAAATAAAAGAGGCCAGCGTCGAAGACTTCCGGCCTCTGTCTATTGGTGACAAGCTGGCGAATCAGATTATTGCAGCACTTCGTGATGAGGAGTCGTAA
- the trxA gene encoding thioredoxin, producing MAIVNVSDQSFNAEVEGEGTVLVDFWAPWCGPCKMLAPILEELSTEVGDAVKIAKVNVDENPESASRFGVMSIPTLIFFKDGQPVDKVVGLNSKDALKGIIAKHQ from the coding sequence ATGGCTATTGTTAACGTATCCGATCAATCCTTCAACGCTGAAGTCGAAGGCGAAGGAACGGTTCTTGTTGATTTTTGGGCGCCTTGGTGTGGTCCTTGTAAAATGCTCGCTCCAATCCTGGAAGAGCTGTCCACCGAAGTTGGCGATGCAGTGAAAATTGCTAAAGTCAATGTGGACGAAAATCCGGAATCCGCTTCCCGCTTCGGCGTAATGAGCATTCCAACTTTGATCTTCTTCAAAGACGGTCAACCAGTAGATAAAGTGGTTGGTCTGAACTCGAAAGATGCGCTCAAAGGAATTATCGCAAAACACCAATAA
- a CDS encoding YqzM family protein translates to MDANVRINDPREHVNEEPRNDLFDLIAGVAGMTGLMTVIFFGMVIFKFLTE, encoded by the coding sequence ATGGATGCAAATGTGCGGATCAACGACCCGCGTGAACATGTGAACGAGGAACCCCGTAACGATCTGTTTGATCTCATTGCGGGAGTTGCTGGCATGACCGGCCTGATGACGGTCATCTTTTTCGGGATGGTTATTTTCAAATTTCTGACCGAATAG
- the dnaI gene encoding primosomal protein DnaI — protein sequence MESLGGLLQQLNPSFREQSRRIAAELMEDPYVREFRAGHPELKDAQLITDLSKLYQYAKDSKNCANCPGLDNCPNDFQGHFCKLEVEHFNGKPEIIDKKAPCSKHVARQNEHLIKQRIRSFYVDERALNAGYNDVEIMGKDRMRAPAVNQVLRYINETKENGLSPQGLFLEGSFGTGKTFLMCYLLHELAVVGHTGVIIYMPDFVEDLKSMISEGNKLKETTDILKSCDLLIFDDIGAENLNPWVRDHVMGSILNYRMNRKPTFYTSNYNLDGLEKHLSFTSRDGEEMNKGQRLMDRIRPFVDVISVRGENQRGKR from the coding sequence ATGGAATCCTTGGGAGGACTGCTTCAGCAGCTGAATCCTTCCTTTCGTGAACAGTCGCGGCGGATTGCGGCGGAATTGATGGAAGATCCGTACGTACGCGAATTCCGTGCAGGTCATCCTGAACTGAAAGATGCACAGCTTATTACCGATCTTAGCAAGCTGTATCAGTATGCCAAAGATTCGAAGAACTGTGCGAACTGCCCGGGACTCGACAACTGTCCTAACGATTTCCAGGGTCACTTTTGCAAACTGGAAGTAGAGCATTTTAACGGTAAACCCGAAATTATAGATAAAAAAGCACCTTGTTCCAAACATGTCGCCAGGCAAAATGAGCATCTCATCAAACAGAGAATCCGCAGTTTCTATGTGGACGAGCGTGCACTCAATGCTGGGTATAACGATGTGGAAATTATGGGCAAGGATCGGATGCGTGCTCCGGCGGTGAACCAGGTTCTGCGTTATATTAACGAGACCAAGGAGAATGGATTGTCTCCGCAAGGACTGTTTTTGGAAGGATCATTTGGAACGGGCAAGACGTTTCTGATGTGTTATCTGCTGCATGAACTCGCGGTTGTGGGCCACACAGGTGTTATTATCTATATGCCTGACTTTGTGGAGGATCTGAAATCCATGATCAGTGAAGGAAACAAGCTGAAGGAAACGACGGATATTCTGAAAAGCTGCGATCTGCTTATCTTTGATGATATTGGGGCAGAGAACCTGAACCCATGGGTTCGGGATCATGTGATGGGTTCCATTCTGAACTACCGTATGAATCGCAAACCTACATTTTATACGTCCAACTACAACTTGGATGGGCTGGAGAAACATCTTAGCTTCACCAGCAGGGACGGCGAGGAAATGAACAAAGGCCAGCGTTTGATGGACCGGATTCGTCCGTTTGTGGATGTGATCTCTGTTCGGGGTGAGAACCAGCGCGGCAAACGTTAA
- a CDS encoding alpha-mannosidase yields MTKPTSKSKRAHIISHTHWDREWYLPYEKHHMRLVQLVDSLLDQLDQGPDFKSFYLDGQTIIIDDYLQVRPEQKERLEKHIRDGRIVIGPWYILQDAFLTSGEANVRNMQVGHKDAKRYGTPSKIGYFPDTFGLVGQTPQLMLQSGIDNVFFGRGVKPTGFNNTVSDAGYESSFSELMWEGPDGSKVLGVLFANWYSNGNEVPVDEASARKFWETKLADAEKYASTNELLYMNGCDHQPIQKDLPEAIRVAEQLYPDIEFVHSNFPDYLSALKESAVQELSVVKGELRSQRTDGWGTLVNTASARVYLKQMNQLGQAMLEKVAEPLASFAHLLGHPYPHDQLTYAWKTLMQNHPHDSICGCSVDEVHREMVTRFDKSRHVAEALIEDSTSQIAAVVDTSTFERYGEEARPVVVFNTSGWERSGVVQMELDAARLYFRDGFSLEDMAAKMNAIDLSGRILVDEEGKPVPCSVEDLGLQFGYDLPDDRFRQPYSCRRVRITFEAGNVPALGLKTYALIHMDSHGASDSTTLLRGERGMENEYFIVNIADNGSFALTDKRTGRTYKDLGVYENVGDIGNEYMFKQPENEVALTTKDLRAEIRVIEDAPYRASYEIVHHWQIPESADETLDREQRELIYYPHRKAQRSKQMVTLKIRTMVSLSRTGKGIKLETTFNNQAKDHRVRALFPTDLIAAVHHVDSMFEIATRDNTPAPEWQNPSNTQHQQSFVDVSEGEAGLVVANLGLNEYEVLKDGRNTIAVTLLRAVGELGDWGLFPTPEAQCLGEHSFQLEIIPHDGKGATSGAYIEAYQFQIPWTVAQTDVHPGFLTPSHTPFEWHGDGLAFSSLKVNEDSGDLMLRWYNMRSNTTELKFAASESIPQALEDAYQSNILEEETGKLNSSIVNESSTALIRKEWALQAGPCEIVTVGLRR; encoded by the coding sequence ATGACCAAACCGACAAGCAAATCGAAGAGAGCACATATTATTTCTCATACGCACTGGGATCGGGAATGGTATCTTCCGTATGAGAAGCACCATATGAGATTGGTTCAACTGGTGGATTCATTACTGGATCAGCTCGATCAGGGCCCTGATTTCAAAAGCTTTTATCTGGACGGTCAAACAATCATCATTGACGACTATCTCCAGGTTCGACCTGAGCAGAAGGAACGGCTGGAGAAGCATATTCGTGATGGACGAATTGTCATTGGACCATGGTATATTTTGCAGGATGCCTTCCTGACCAGTGGTGAAGCGAATGTACGTAATATGCAGGTCGGACATAAGGATGCCAAACGATATGGAACACCTTCAAAGATCGGATACTTCCCAGATACCTTTGGACTGGTGGGACAGACACCGCAGCTTATGCTGCAATCGGGTATCGATAATGTCTTCTTCGGGCGAGGCGTGAAGCCAACGGGCTTCAACAACACGGTGTCTGACGCCGGATACGAATCCAGTTTCTCGGAGCTGATGTGGGAAGGCCCGGATGGATCGAAGGTGCTCGGTGTTTTATTTGCCAACTGGTACTCCAACGGGAATGAGGTTCCGGTGGACGAAGCTTCGGCCCGCAAGTTCTGGGAAACCAAGCTTGCAGATGCGGAGAAATATGCATCGACGAATGAATTGCTGTACATGAACGGATGCGATCACCAGCCGATTCAGAAGGATCTCCCTGAAGCGATCCGTGTGGCTGAACAGTTGTATCCCGATATCGAGTTTGTTCACTCCAACTTCCCTGACTATCTGTCTGCGTTGAAAGAATCAGCGGTTCAGGAACTGTCTGTTGTAAAAGGAGAGCTGCGCAGCCAGCGTACCGATGGCTGGGGCACTTTGGTGAACACGGCTTCGGCACGCGTTTATCTGAAACAGATGAACCAACTGGGACAGGCCATGCTGGAAAAGGTGGCTGAGCCACTGGCATCGTTCGCGCACCTGTTGGGTCATCCTTATCCTCATGATCAACTCACTTATGCTTGGAAAACGTTGATGCAGAATCATCCGCATGACAGCATCTGTGGCTGCAGCGTAGACGAGGTGCATCGTGAGATGGTCACACGGTTTGACAAGAGCCGTCATGTTGCTGAAGCCCTGATTGAGGATAGCACCAGCCAAATCGCAGCAGTGGTAGATACGTCAACCTTTGAACGTTATGGTGAAGAAGCGCGGCCGGTGGTTGTGTTTAACACATCGGGATGGGAGCGCAGCGGTGTGGTTCAGATGGAACTGGATGCGGCCCGTCTGTACTTCCGCGACGGTTTCTCATTGGAAGATATGGCCGCCAAAATGAACGCCATTGACCTGTCAGGCCGTATATTGGTGGATGAAGAAGGCAAGCCAGTTCCGTGTTCGGTAGAGGATCTGGGTCTGCAATTCGGCTATGATCTGCCGGATGATCGATTCCGTCAGCCATATAGCTGCCGTCGGGTCAGAATCACATTTGAAGCTGGGAATGTGCCTGCACTTGGCCTGAAGACGTATGCCTTGATTCACATGGACAGCCATGGTGCGAGTGATTCAACTACACTGCTGCGTGGTGAACGTGGCATGGAAAATGAATATTTTATCGTAAATATTGCAGACAACGGGTCTTTTGCACTCACGGATAAACGGACAGGCCGGACGTATAAAGATCTTGGCGTGTATGAAAATGTCGGTGATATCGGCAATGAGTACATGTTCAAACAGCCGGAGAACGAAGTGGCACTGACTACGAAGGATCTTCGGGCAGAAATTCGTGTTATCGAAGATGCGCCTTACAGAGCTTCGTACGAAATTGTTCATCATTGGCAGATTCCTGAATCCGCCGACGAAACGCTTGATCGTGAGCAGCGGGAATTGATTTATTATCCGCATCGCAAAGCGCAACGTTCCAAACAAATGGTTACGCTCAAGATCCGAACCATGGTGTCGTTAAGCCGCACTGGAAAAGGGATCAAGCTCGAAACAACCTTCAACAATCAGGCGAAGGATCATCGGGTGCGGGCACTCTTCCCGACGGATCTGATAGCCGCTGTTCATCACGTTGACTCGATGTTCGAAATTGCTACTCGCGATAATACGCCTGCACCGGAATGGCAGAATCCGAGCAATACCCAGCATCAGCAAAGTTTTGTGGATGTGAGCGAAGGTGAGGCTGGATTGGTTGTAGCCAACCTGGGTCTGAATGAATATGAGGTGCTTAAGGATGGACGGAATACGATTGCCGTGACATTGCTTCGTGCCGTGGGAGAGCTTGGAGACTGGGGATTGTTCCCGACACCGGAAGCTCAGTGTCTCGGCGAGCATTCTTTCCAGCTGGAGATCATACCTCATGATGGGAAAGGAGCTACCTCCGGAGCGTACATTGAAGCTTATCAGTTCCAGATTCCATGGACTGTGGCTCAGACGGACGTACACCCAGGTTTCCTGACGCCGAGTCACACACCGTTTGAGTGGCACGGGGACGGTCTTGCATTTTCTTCACTGAAGGTGAACGAGGACTCGGGTGATCTGATGTTACGTTGGTATAATATGAGATCCAATACCACTGAATTGAAGTTTGCTGCTTCGGAGTCCATCCCGCAAGCATTGGAAGATGCATATCAAAGCAACATTCTGGAGGAAGAGACAGGCAAGCTGAATTCTTCTATTGTAAATGAATCTTCCACCGCCTTGATCCGCAAGGAATGGGCTTTACAGGCTGGGCCTTGTGAGATTGTTACCGTGGGATTACGTCGTTAA